The genome window CATTAAGAtacttaaattaaactaaGTTTTAcgattttataaaaatctaaataaatttatttctacaACAACTCACTTTTCTCTTCATAACTTCTGTAATTGAAAGTTCATAAATAGttgtttcatttaaattctatGGCAGTCcatagtttgttttttgcacCCCATCTACTGATTGCCTTTATCAACTGTCCGATCTAGAAATGCTGCAACCAAAATAGTTGACTTCTATGCGCTGTTCACAACAGTAGCTGACAAACCAACAATTCCAATTAcagttttatttcaaaatatgttttcaattgCCAATCCGCCGAGGGCATAACACAAACCCCCTCCGATACAACTCGTCTAAGCTTtgacaacattttgtttttaactaattaaaagTCAAAACTGGAAAAGTTTGCCCGCTGTTCATTCGATTCGCCCAGTTTGTTTGcgttgtttgttggttttcgATTAATGCAGTTAAGTTGCCAGCTCTGTCGCGTAATTGCGAGAACAGTCGTTGATAATGGCAATCAACTGCAATTTCAATGTGGTTCACTTAATCAGTGTGATAATTATCGAGCCATTTGCGTTAATTAATGCAGCTGAATTAATTTGCATAGCAAGTTTCGAGGCCAGAGCCTTTAGCTTCGATAATTAGCATAGCGATAGCAGTAAAATTATTCACGAAAcgctttcaaaataaatagcataacttttataatattataatattcaaaaattataaagacaCTTAGTAGACTTTCACATCGTTGTCAGCTAAGCTCTCACTTAGGATTTGCAAACTATATTTGAGTTAGTCGTAAAAATACTGTGCTCGTGTCTTGTAGTCCAAAACTCTAGATTTTTCTGAAAATACttgtgtcttttttttttgtctaaaTTTTCGTACGtcgtttattgttttttggttttatctCAAAAATTTCAGTTAAGCGTAAATCTTTTTGaggaaaaagaagaaaagtaCTTTAGGCATTATTGAGATTGAGATTGGTGTAAAACCGCGTTTATTATGCAGAATATTCGTAAGCTCCTGCTGAATGCAAAGCCATTGTCTCTCATTGCGCGAGTGAATCACATACGAAATGTGTGTGCCACCGAAGGCTCCAAGGCGAAAGGACTCGTCATCGGCCTCTACCAGAAGGAGGGCGAAAAGGGTCCCAAGCTGACGTTTGCCGGCGAGAAGCTCAACGATCGATTGGGCGGCAAGTTGTCAGAGTTGATATGCGAAACGAAAATCGATGGTCGACTGGGACGTGGCAAAGTGTTCAACAACGTCGATGAGGAATACAGAAGCATTGCCGTAGTTGGCGTCGGTCTCGAGGGCGTTGGTTTCAACGAGCTGGAAATGCTCGACGAGGGCATGGAGAATGTTCGCATTGCCTCTGGCATTGGGGCGCGATCCTTGCAGCTGATTGGCTGCACTCAAGTGTCCATCGATAGCATGGATTACGCTGAGCAGGCGGCAGAGGGCGCCACCTTGGCCATCTGGCGGCACATGGAGATGCTCAGCAAGGAGTATCGTCGAGTTGTGCCCAAGCTGGAGTTGTATGGCTCATCAGATGTCGAGGGCTGGACACGTGGCGCCTTCAAGGCAGACTCTCAGAATCTGGCGCGTCGCTTAAGCGATGCTCCAGCAAACTGCATGACGCCCACACTCTTTGCCCAGGCCACCGTGGATGCATTGTGTCCCTGCGGCATCACCGTCGAAGTCCGCACCATGGACTGGATCGAACAGCAGCGCATGCACTCGTTTCTCACCATTGCCAAGGGCTCCTGTGAGCCGCCCGTGCTCATGGAGATCAGCTATTGCGGAACTGCGCCAGAGGATAAACCCGTGCTGTTTGTGGGCAAGGGAATCACCTTCAATTCGGGCGGCCTCAACCTGCGCAGCTGCGAAGGCATGGATGAGTACAGGGCAAGCATGTCTGGAGCGGCAGCCTGCGTGGCCATGATGCGCTGTGTGGCAGCTCTTTCGCTGCCCATCAACGTGGTGCTCATCATTCCCCTGTGCGAGAATTTACCTTCCGGAATGGCCGCCAAGCCCGGCGATGTTTGCACATTGCTCAACTCCAAAGCGATGGCGATACGTGATCTGGATAAGGCTGGAGTTGTTGTCATGGCGGATCCTCTGATCTACGGCCAAACAACGTACAAACCACGACTTGTCGTGGATGTCGCCACCTTGGGTACGGGCGCCAAGAAGGCTTTCGGTGGCGGCGCCTCGGCCATCTTCTCCAATTCCCATTACATTTGGAAGCAATTCCAGCGCGCCGGCTCCTTGACTGGCGATCGTGTGTGGCGTTTGCCCCTGTGGCAATACTACAAGAAGCAGGTCACCGATGAGCTGGGCTACGACATCAGCAACGATGGTCGCGGCTTGGCCAACTCCTGTCTGGCGGCTGCTGTGCTCCACGAACTTGTTCCCTGCGCCGATTGGGCGCATCTCGATACCAGAGGTTCGGGTATGCTTAGTATGTATGGACTGGTGCCGTATCTGAACTCGTGGCGTATGACTGGACGTCCGACCAGAACCTTAACCCAGTTCCTTTACCAGCTGTCCTGCCCAGAACAGAAGTAATGTGGAGTGTGAGCTGTGAACCAATGTTTAACTtgtcgattgttgttgtttatattgcATGTTTTGTGAAGCACAATTTACCAAAGGCTTTTATGAAAACCgataaagaataaaaaaagcCAATTTTTAGAGTGTACAAGCAAAGAGTTACAAATTAtatgtaaaattcaattcGGTTATCAAAACATTGCTCACTATTGTCGGTAAAAAGTAAAGTTTAATAAACTCCTCGCGGTATTACCAATTCGGGGTAGTTCTGTTATTCTTCAGTTAACAGGGCTGTTAATGACATCTTGGCGAATGTCGTaatcagaaatatatttttgtttattaaacgACCAAACGATTTTTATAATGTTTGATTTAAATGATCGCATAATTGCCATCCAAATGTGTGGAATGAAATTTCGAATGTGAGAACGTGAATAATGTTGCAGAAGGCCCTTTTAAAAGTTTTCGcaaagatttttcattttccaaacaAATTTACCTTATTTTTTCCCTATGATTTGCATAACAAGTAGTTGTGGCCGTTTAGTTTATTgctatacaaattataaatgctTTTCAGATATAGATAGTGTTTTTTCGACTACTCTTTTAAATTGTCTTTTCAATGTGAAACTATTTCACTTTCAGCGGTCAGTTGATTCATCAGCTAAAGAGTTCTCGcaacaatttccaaatttttcattcaattacTGACAATGTACATGTGGAGGAAGTTTATTCGTATTTGAAGAGCAATTGAGTTGAACGTGCAACACAAATGTTGATTGGAGTCGTCGTCAATATCGTTTTCGAAATTGAAAGTACATAATGTTTTACGAGCCAGTTGTCACCGGCAAAAGTGATGTTCATCTAGTacctgctgctgcctgctgtgAATACAACCAAttatacaaacaaatttgcaattttcacacAAGCATTTGCACATTTCACACGTTTAGGCCATTTTCCAGAGCCTTGAGAGCCCCCAGAACACCCCGTGGCGTGTCCTTGATACTGCTGAAAGGATATTTGGTTtaacacagtcacacacacagagacataTCGACAAGCTCAGTACTTGGCCTCAGCCTCTTGGCTTTGTTGATGAAATTGCTGCAGGATATTACTTTGAATTATCATAAATAACAGCGcacggcaacgacaacgacaacaacaatatgtaCACTCATGTGTAAACAGcactgcgtgtgtgtgtgtgtgtgtgtgtgtgtgtgtgtgtgtgtgtgtgtgtggtggtaAAAAGGATCAGGTGCACGTCCGCTTGCTGGGCTCAAATTTTGAGGGTTGTCTTTCAACCCAACAAACCCCCGGAAAAACCATGCTCGGTTATGATGCGTATTCGtattattacgtatacgtagcGAATGCATGTGTATGTCTGTGCTGTGGGTGGATGGTGTGTGTATTCAATAATGTACATGTACTGAATGTGTTTATCAGGTAATCGTGTGCTGCTCTTGCCAAAGCGGAAAGCGGATGAAGCAACGGCAATGCCAAAAACTGAGCTCTGAGCTCGTGCAGCATTCGAATGCGTCTATACGATTAGTTGAACTTGGTTAAGAGCCACCCACCCGGCAGTTAAGAGCCTTAACCTTGCAGCCTGGCAGAACTTTGCCGAAAAGCTAATGGCACTGACAAGAGATTGCCTCGGAACGGTTTAAACaacattaattgaaaatgtccATCAACATTTTCTCGAGCACTTCGTTTTTTTATGGTTTCTGTTTCATTAAtcgaatttaattgaatttttctgtgactgcagctgcaattgcgAGTGCATCTGCACTGCATGCAGTCTCTGTATTATTTCTGCTCTTTGCACTTACATTTCCTTTCGCGTTATTAACATTCTTTGCCATTATCTGCCGGCAGCTGCCATTTCCTCCACTCTCAGTGgaattgctgccgctgccgctgccacttTCGATGAAGCTGCTTAAACACATGTGACGTGACATTCATGGAAAATGCATGCGCTGCCcgcaatttaattttccatATGCGAAATGCGGACACACGGTGACTTTATGGCCGAACACTGGCTGTAATAACCACTGATAGACTTTTAAAGCAATAAACATAAGTGTATTAAAAGCCATTGATACCTtgtgtttgtttataaaaagaGGATATTTACATTCATAATGAAATGTTTATATCTCAAGTGGCtctttattcaaatattgatTGCATAGTCagtaataaagatgcaattatTATGGAATTTTGCAAACAAAGTGTACTTACTTGGTAAACAATAATTAAGtgcacaacaaatatataaatttttctttaattagcttctttatttaagtatcgaacaatatataaattaaattaatttaataaaatgcattaagcattgaaataaataaaaaagtaaacattGATTTGATAGTCTTCAACTTTTGAAGATATTCTgtaaatacttaattttacttattttaaagtaaactTACTTCTAGGGCATCTGTAAGTCGTTCACATCAGCAAGTTGTTTTAGCATTTCAAAGTGCTGTGAAACCAAGGAAATTAACGTGATTACTAGGCAAAAAAGGCATAGGCCCAACACATATTGTTCGCTTTCGCTTGTTTTGTCAGCCAacaataatttgtttgtaaacaaagaaaaattcaattacTGTTGCCTTTTCAGGCCTGTCTCTCAAAAGCCAACTGAGCCACAAAAGCCACAAGCAATGTGAGCTTAgaatatacttatgtatgtatatacacatcatatatgtgtatgtatgtacatttatgtgtgtatgcgaAGCTCATTGAGCAGAGAGAAAAGGCTTTTGGCCTAGCGATGGAAACAAAGGACATCCCTTGCGCCACAAAGCATCCATTGACTTGGGAATTGCGAAGGGGTTGCTTtgccctgctgctgctctgatTAGGGTGAAGtttatgtatatctatatattctACAATATAAACCAAGAATAGATTGGATAAACgtcgtttttcctttttgttttgcgagGGCAGGTGAAAGGCTAAAAAGGCGAGTTGTGAGAgtaattcaataaaagcaCAATCTGAAATTGACATTCTCAATTTGCGTCTTCGTACtgtatttaaacattttccatTGCTTTTACACGCATTACACTTGATTTTAAGATACGAATAACAAATGTAAAAGTAATCAAAAGCAAATTACCCAACGCTTCGCTACCTAAATAAAAACATCGAGCTTAAGATTATTTCGCATTCTATTTCTGATTAAGCACTGCTtaccaaattaattataatggCATCTGTTCAAGCCCGTTATCTGTAGACCATCGTTAAGTAACCTTCTTCTAATGGTATACATCCAAGAGCTGTTGACTTTGTTTGAGAATTTCACATTACTTTGACCTGGCTTTGAATTGCGCACTCGATTCACCGCAATGGGCATTACACAGCCAAATACTCTAATCATTTCcaaatctattaaaattttcaaagaatttatgttttcaatatttccctatttttatttgacgaatttttatttattttttttttttttacttttttcaatagcaaaactttttcaaatttcGAAAGTCTTTTTGGGAAGTTAAAACGGAAAATGAACTGAAATTTATAGCAAGTGTGACACATGGGGCAAGGTGATGATGAGTTGTCCATCGGCTGCTGCTTTTCTGTTTTCCTTCCCCAACTTTCCTCTCGgcaatatgcaaatgaattttcCTCTTGGCCCGCCGGCAATGTCCATCAGTCAAGCGCAGAGCTGCTCAACTGAGCCCAACTCAGTTTGCTGCCAATAAATCAAATTCCCAATCACATCAGCTTGAGAGCACTGCACCAAACACCTCTTCTCTCTTTTCCCCGTATCCTCTCAGCGTGtccttttgcattttgtgcacTTCCACTCTTTTTACACTGTTTTTGATTCCTCCTTTTAGTCATCTATCACAGCAGATTCGCTGGCCAGGCATGCATATGACACTGTTTGCAGCTTTGGGTTAATATTTGACTTAATTAAAGTGCATTTAATTAAGCTCGACGAGTGTCTGGAACTAAATCCGATGCGGAAGCTTCTTACAAAGGCAACTAACTAACCAAAGTCTGTCAATGCACATAGCATGGCATCACACTGAAGCCCTTGACAAGGACGACGACGAGAGAACGGCACATTGCCAAAGGCAATAATCgcaatttaatattcatgACATTCTCACAGTCAATGTATTTTCAAAGTGTTGCCAGGAGCTGCAACTGAGCTCAGGACTTTGCAAAAGAATCTCTCACTCAGCCTCCTGCGTCCAGGCGACAAGCGAGCTCAAAACATTTTGATTGATGAAGTATTGAAAACggaagaaagagaaaaagagaaagtcagagaaagacagagaaagagataaaTTTAAAGGCTAGTGATGAATGAGTCCTTGAGggaaataacttttaaatacCAAGCGATGATTGAGGAATTTGGTAAAGCAATCTTTGGTAAAGAATTCtagataaataattaatagatttatatatagcaaaggtacatttatttaaataccaaaCGATGATTGATTGAAAAAACACgttttacaataattaatttaagtaaTGTATagaataaatacttaaattcgATTTGCAGTTAgagtcgagtatgctcgactatGCGTTTACAAAAACgtaaaacagtgcagtatttatttgaaaatataccaaattaatataccgcaaaagtaCTTAAAATACATcatcatataatatattgttatagtactacattcaacatatacaatagtga of Drosophila nasuta strain 15112-1781.00 chromosome 3, ASM2355853v1, whole genome shotgun sequence contains these proteins:
- the LOC132791319 gene encoding cytosol aminopeptidase-like, producing MQNIRKLLLNAKPLSLIARVNHIRNVCATEGSKAKGLVIGLYQKEGEKGPKLTFAGEKLNDRLGGKLSELICETKIDGRLGRGKVFNNVDEEYRSIAVVGVGLEGVGFNELEMLDEGMENVRIASGIGARSLQLIGCTQVSIDSMDYAEQAAEGATLAIWRHMEMLSKEYRRVVPKLELYGSSDVEGWTRGAFKADSQNLARRLSDAPANCMTPTLFAQATVDALCPCGITVEVRTMDWIEQQRMHSFLTIAKGSCEPPVLMEISYCGTAPEDKPVLFVGKGITFNSGGLNLRSCEGMDEYRASMSGAAACVAMMRCVAALSLPINVVLIIPLCENLPSGMAAKPGDVCTLLNSKAMAIRDLDKAGVVVMADPLIYGQTTYKPRLVVDVATLGTGAKKAFGGGASAIFSNSHYIWKQFQRAGSLTGDRVWRLPLWQYYKKQVTDELGYDISNDGRGLANSCLAAAVLHELVPCADWAHLDTRGSGMLSMYGLVPYLNSWRMTGRPTRTLTQFLYQLSCPEQK